The Brasilonema sennae CENA114 genome includes a region encoding these proteins:
- the def gene encoding peptide deformylase — MGKLLSILQLGEPILRQKGSFVENINDEQIQKLIDDLVTTVAQANGVGIAAPQVAQSSRLFIVASRPNPRYPNAPEMEPTAMINPKIIAHSTEIVKGWEGCLCVPGIRGLVPRYQEIEVEYTDRHGKTQKQEFTDFVARIFQHEHDHLDGIIFLDRLESTLDIITEQQYQKQLVNNT, encoded by the coding sequence ATGGGTAAATTATTATCAATTCTTCAACTAGGCGAGCCGATACTACGTCAAAAAGGATCCTTCGTTGAAAACATCAATGATGAGCAGATTCAAAAACTAATTGACGATCTAGTAACAACAGTTGCTCAAGCTAATGGTGTCGGTATTGCTGCACCTCAAGTGGCTCAATCTTCTCGTTTATTTATTGTTGCCTCTCGCCCCAATCCCAGATATCCCAACGCTCCAGAAATGGAACCAACTGCGATGATTAATCCTAAAATCATTGCCCATTCGACCGAGATAGTCAAAGGCTGGGAGGGTTGTTTGTGTGTTCCAGGGATTAGGGGGCTAGTTCCCAGATACCAAGAAATTGAAGTGGAATACACAGACCGACATGGGAAAACGCAAAAGCAGGAATTTACTGATTTTGTCGCTCGTATTTTTCAACATGAACATGACCACCTTGATGGTATCATCTTTCTGGATAGGCTGGAAAGTACTTTGGATATAATCACAGAACAGCAATATCAAAAACAACTTGTTAACAATACTTAA